In Selenomonas sp. TAMA-11512, a genomic segment contains:
- a CDS encoding PHP domain-containing protein — translation MEMIFDSHTHTKFSADSDMAAADAVDRARKQGLGIVFTEHLDVDFPGEYDFSFDPEAYWRAYEPLRGKEVRLGVEVGMQRHVVEENKAFIRRVPFDQVIVALHLLDGVDLYYPACYANKDKRTTYSAYLSDMRECLLLHPFGDVLAHIDYITRYTGKIYESPELGYADYREGVDGVLRACIETDTVLELNTRCLGDRHAAKELLPIYARYKALGGRYVTIGSDAHAAEAVGAYFALARDMMKAVGLTPVTFKERRIEIAER, via the coding sequence ATGGAAATGATTTTCGACAGCCATACGCATACGAAATTTTCGGCGGACTCGGACATGGCGGCGGCGGATGCCGTCGATCGGGCGCGAAAGCAGGGGCTGGGCATCGTCTTTACCGAGCATCTGGACGTCGATTTTCCGGGAGAGTACGATTTTTCCTTTGACCCGGAGGCGTATTGGCGCGCATACGAACCGCTGCGCGGCAAGGAGGTGCGGCTCGGCGTGGAGGTCGGCATGCAGCGGCACGTCGTGGAGGAGAATAAAGCTTTTATCCGGCGCGTGCCGTTCGATCAGGTGATCGTCGCCCTGCACCTCCTGGACGGGGTGGATCTCTACTATCCCGCGTGCTATGCGAACAAGGACAAGCGGACGACGTACTCGGCGTACCTGTCGGATATGCGCGAGTGCCTGCTGCTCCATCCCTTCGGCGATGTCCTTGCGCACATCGATTACATCACGCGCTATACGGGCAAGATCTACGAGAGCCCGGAGCTCGGCTATGCGGACTACAGGGAGGGCGTCGACGGCGTGCTCCGCGCGTGCATCGAAACGGATACGGTGCTCGAGCTCAATACGCGCTGCCTCGGCGACCGCCACGCGGCGAAGGAGCTTCTGCCGATTTACGCCCGATACAAAGCGCTCGGCGGCAGATATGTGACGATCGGCTCCGACGCGCATGCGGCAGAGGCCGTCGGAGCGTACTTCGCGCTTGCGCGGGATATGATGAAGGCGGTGGGGCTCACGCCCGTCACATTTAAAGAGAGACGCATCGAAATCGCAGAGAGATGA
- the rsmA gene encoding 16S rRNA (adenine(1518)-N(6)/adenine(1519)-N(6))-dimethyltransferase RsmA — MLHPRISDPKVTRRILHAFGLRASKRFGQNFLVSEAVVDGIVRAADIREGDRVLEIGPGIGTLTQGLLEAGAHVTAVEIDKKLPDVLAETLKGYENFTLIRGDILKTNIRACMGDAPFKVAANLPYYITTPILLGLLEQKLPITELVTMVQREVAERMIARPGSRTYGSLSVAVQYHSRPEIVLHVPRRSFIPAPDVESAVIACHVREEPAVACRDEKMFFRVIKAAFGQRRKTLLNALTGTGKTKDEIRAAFEAAGMDETRRGETLSLEEFARIADVLSDVESDVQGICRSCGGKAADGRME; from the coding sequence ATGCTGCATCCAAGAATTTCCGACCCGAAGGTCACCCGCCGCATTCTCCATGCATTCGGGCTGCGTGCCTCGAAGCGCTTCGGACAGAATTTCCTCGTATCGGAGGCTGTCGTTGACGGCATCGTCCGCGCGGCGGACATCCGGGAGGGCGACCGCGTGCTGGAGATTGGCCCCGGCATTGGCACGCTCACACAGGGACTTCTCGAGGCGGGCGCGCACGTTACGGCAGTAGAGATTGACAAAAAGCTTCCCGACGTGCTGGCCGAAACGCTCAAGGGCTACGAGAACTTCACGCTCATACGAGGGGATATCCTGAAGACGAATATCCGCGCGTGCATGGGAGACGCGCCCTTCAAGGTGGCGGCAAACCTGCCGTACTACATCACGACGCCGATCCTCCTCGGGCTCCTCGAGCAGAAGCTCCCCATCACGGAGCTCGTCACAATGGTGCAGAGGGAGGTCGCCGAGCGCATGATCGCGCGTCCCGGCTCCCGCACGTACGGATCGCTCTCCGTCGCCGTGCAGTATCACTCGCGACCGGAGATCGTGCTGCACGTGCCGAGACGGTCGTTTATCCCCGCGCCGGACGTGGAGTCGGCTGTCATCGCCTGTCATGTGCGGGAGGAGCCTGCCGTTGCCTGCCGCGATGAGAAGATGTTCTTCCGCGTCATCAAGGCCGCCTTCGGACAGCGGCGCAAGACGCTTCTCAATGCGCTGACGGGGACGGGGAAGACGAAGGATGAAATCCGCGCGGCATTCGAGGCGGCGGGGATGGACGAGACGAGACGCGGGGAGACGCTCTCGCTCGAAGAGTTTGCGCGCATCGCCGATGTCCTGTCGGATGTGGAATCGGATGTGCAGGGGATTTGCCGTTCCTGCGGGGGCAAGGCGGCGGACGGTCGGATGGAGTGA
- the rnmV gene encoding ribonuclease M5, producing MIKEVLVVEGKMDIAAIRKAYPDDPPDCIITGGFTLAKHTLDDIEKASKRRGIIILTDPDGAGERIRKFLAKRFPEAKHAFVPREDATANDDVGIEQASPEAIRSALAKVRTAHIDVKETFQSADMVRWRLSGADSAAERRARLGAALGIGYANAKTFLLRLNHYGVTREEFDEGIRAL from the coding sequence ATGATCAAAGAGGTTCTCGTCGTCGAGGGGAAGATGGACATTGCCGCCATCCGCAAAGCGTATCCCGACGACCCGCCCGACTGCATCATCACGGGCGGCTTTACCCTTGCCAAGCACACGCTGGACGACATTGAGAAGGCGTCGAAAAGGCGCGGCATCATCATCCTCACCGACCCCGACGGAGCGGGAGAGCGGATCCGCAAGTTCCTGGCGAAGCGCTTCCCCGAGGCAAAGCACGCCTTCGTGCCGCGTGAGGACGCGACGGCGAACGACGATGTCGGCATCGAGCAGGCGAGTCCGGAGGCGATACGGAGCGCGCTCGCCAAGGTGCGGACGGCGCACATCGACGTCAAGGAGACATTTCAAAGCGCGGACATGGTGCGCTGGCGCCTCTCGGGCGCCGACAGCGCGGCGGAGCGGCGCGCAAGGCTCGGCGCGGCGCTGGGCATCGGCTACGCGAACGCGAAGACATTCCTCCTGCGACTCAATCACTACGGAGTGACGAGGGAGGAATTTGACGAAGGCATACGGGCACTATAG
- a CDS encoding thymidylate kinase, whose translation MSMSKLIVIEGADGSGKATQTALLAEYLKSRGHRVRRLEFPDYESDGSLLARMYLRGDFGAEADDVNAYAAATFFAMDRYTSYRLKWKKDYESGTVILADRYTTSNMVHQSVKLEAAERGKFIDWMLDYEYEKLGLPRPDLILHLAVEAEISDRLIAERAAKSGTAPDIHEADAAYLARVHELYRDIAEAYGWESIPCTRNGKLRSIEDIQEEIRRRVCV comes from the coding sequence TTGTCGATGTCTAAACTCATTGTTATCGAAGGCGCGGACGGATCGGGCAAGGCGACCCAGACGGCGCTCTTGGCCGAATACTTGAAAAGCCGGGGGCACCGTGTCCGCCGTCTCGAGTTTCCCGATTACGAATCGGACGGCTCCCTTCTCGCGCGGATGTACCTGCGCGGTGATTTCGGCGCGGAGGCGGACGATGTCAATGCCTATGCCGCCGCGACGTTTTTCGCGATGGACCGATACACCTCCTACCGACTGAAGTGGAAGAAGGACTACGAGAGCGGTACGGTCATTCTCGCGGATCGCTATACGACCTCCAATATGGTGCACCAGAGCGTGAAGCTGGAGGCGGCGGAGCGCGGGAAGTTCATCGACTGGATGCTCGACTACGAGTACGAGAAGCTCGGTCTGCCGCGTCCCGATCTCATCCTGCACCTCGCCGTGGAAGCGGAGATCAGCGATCGGCTCATCGCCGAACGCGCGGCGAAGAGCGGCACGGCCCCGGACATCCACGAGGCGGATGCCGCCTACCTCGCCCGCGTGCACGAGCTGTATCGGGACATCGCGGAGGCGTACGGATGGGAGAGCATTCCCTGTACGCGGAACGGAAAGCTGCGGTCAATCGAAGACATTCAGGAAGAGATAAGAAGACGCGTATGCGTATAA
- a CDS encoding aminotransferase class I/II-fold pyridoxal phosphate-dependent enzyme has protein sequence MTPVKGASNESARAEQDRAPFHEAMMEVLDRNILPFDTPGHRQGRGMPRELHAFFTELGAAADVSLMESLGTPEEPAGALAEAERLAAAFHGADAAVFSVNGTTALIHAMLLGTLCPGDAVLLPRNVHRSVTGGVILAGLVPIYMEPVYDARFGIPHGVSPDAVASALAAHPEARAVLLVSPTYYGAASDLAAIADIVHRAGRLLLVDEAHGAHLCLSDRLPMPAMEAGADMAAQSTHKLTGSLTQTSTLLLRRERVDEARVRRASALLQSTSPNGLLLASLDAARRQMAVEGPARAERAVELALRLRQSIRDMDGLRLLETSHLDGAGAYALDVLKLTVNVSELGFTGRQAADFLLDEAGIAVELADARNILCIISYADTEETAARLLDGLRALCRQRRSKPAGTRCASMVPTPQQILTPREAFFAPTESVSFREAEGRVAGETLLFYPPGIPLVCAGERLSGEVLDALRLGMEAGLAVHGASDAGLNMIKVIVDV, from the coding sequence ATGACGCCGGTGAAAGGAGCCTCGAACGAGAGCGCGCGGGCGGAGCAGGATCGCGCGCCGTTCCATGAGGCGATGATGGAGGTGCTGGATCGGAACATCCTGCCCTTCGATACGCCGGGGCATCGGCAGGGGAGAGGCATGCCGCGTGAGCTGCATGCCTTTTTCACGGAGCTTGGGGCTGCCGCGGATGTGTCGCTCATGGAGTCCCTGGGGACGCCGGAAGAGCCCGCGGGCGCGCTGGCGGAGGCGGAGCGTCTGGCGGCAGCCTTCCACGGTGCGGATGCCGCCGTCTTTTCCGTCAACGGCACGACAGCTCTCATTCACGCGATGCTTCTCGGGACGCTCTGTCCGGGAGACGCCGTACTTCTGCCGCGAAATGTCCATCGCTCGGTCACGGGGGGCGTCATTCTCGCGGGGCTTGTGCCAATCTATATGGAGCCGGTATACGACGCGCGCTTCGGCATTCCGCACGGCGTCTCGCCGGACGCCGTGGCGTCCGCGCTCGCGGCGCATCCCGAAGCGCGGGCGGTGCTTCTCGTGTCGCCGACGTACTATGGCGCGGCAAGCGACCTCGCGGCGATTGCGGACATCGTACACCGCGCCGGGAGGCTGCTTCTCGTCGACGAGGCCCACGGCGCACATCTGTGCCTCTCTGACCGACTGCCCATGCCGGCGATGGAGGCGGGGGCGGATATGGCGGCGCAGAGCACGCACAAGCTCACGGGCTCTCTGACGCAGACGTCGACGCTCCTGTTGCGGCGCGAGCGCGTTGATGAAGCGCGGGTGCGCCGGGCGAGCGCGCTCCTGCAGTCGACGAGCCCGAACGGCCTCCTGCTCGCCTCGCTTGACGCGGCGAGAAGACAGATGGCTGTCGAGGGGCCCGCTCGGGCCGAGCGAGCCGTGGAGCTTGCCCTGCGGCTTCGGCAGAGCATCCGCGATATGGACGGACTGCGCCTGCTGGAGACATCGCATCTCGACGGAGCGGGCGCATACGCGCTGGACGTGCTGAAGCTGACGGTCAACGTTTCGGAGCTCGGCTTTACCGGGCGGCAGGCGGCGGATTTTCTGCTCGATGAGGCGGGCATCGCCGTTGAACTCGCCGACGCGCGCAACATACTGTGCATCATCTCATACGCGGATACGGAGGAGACCGCGGCAAGGCTGCTCGACGGCCTGCGGGCGCTGTGCCGGCAGCGACGTTCGAAGCCGGCGGGCACGCGCTGCGCGAGCATGGTTCCGACGCCGCAGCAGATTCTCACGCCGAGGGAGGCATTCTTCGCGCCGACGGAATCCGTATCCTTCCGGGAGGCGGAAGGGCGCGTCGCGGGGGAGACGCTGCTCTTCTATCCGCCGGGCATTCCCCTCGTCTGCGCCGGCGAACGGCTCTCTGGGGAGGTGCTTGATGCCCTGCGGTTGGGGATGGAAGCGGGGCTTGCCGTACACGGCGCGTCGGATGCCGGATTGAACATGATAAAGGTGATTGTCGATGTCTAA
- a CDS encoding histidine kinase translates to MAGKRAKKQALENLKKEDLMEKLSTKSLDGILKNTVNTIETNKTQVVDIYEKAREEVDDSRKKLVQIRQETMQTIAVVDDLAKREQLEKKELARVSADFRNYSEERIRMHYEVVTGIQIELNVAREKETQLRAQRDALELRLRGLKDILRTAEHMAIAIGSVLGYLSSEINGVVWQIEEAQKSKFIGAQVIKAQEEERFRVSRELHDGPAQDIANLIFQSSIIERMIDKDAEEAKRGLQELREMVRGCLGDIRQIIFDMRPMSLDDLGLTPALSQLVSKMRDRGMVDASFTVDGDERKFSKYVEVSVFRIVQEALNNVAHHSGTLKAEVRVLFSATAMALTVTDKGNGFDPDKPMPKKTATEDFEEDRDVNDPKQRHLEGGYGLLGMKERAAIIGAELKITSKPGEGTRVHLRLPYRDNIMAAQG, encoded by the coding sequence ATGGCAGGCAAGAGAGCGAAGAAGCAGGCCCTCGAGAATCTGAAAAAAGAGGACCTGATGGAGAAGCTCAGTACAAAGTCCCTCGACGGGATTTTGAAGAATACCGTCAATACGATTGAGACGAATAAGACGCAGGTCGTCGACATCTATGAAAAGGCGCGCGAAGAGGTCGATGACAGCCGCAAGAAGCTCGTGCAGATCCGGCAGGAGACGATGCAGACCATCGCTGTGGTGGACGATCTTGCGAAGCGTGAGCAGCTGGAGAAGAAGGAGCTCGCGCGGGTCAGCGCGGACTTCCGAAACTATTCGGAAGAGCGCATCCGCATGCACTATGAGGTGGTCACGGGCATTCAGATCGAGCTCAATGTCGCGCGGGAGAAGGAGACGCAGCTCCGGGCGCAGCGGGACGCACTCGAGCTCCGGCTCCGCGGGCTCAAGGACATCCTCCGGACGGCGGAGCACATGGCGATCGCAATCGGCTCGGTGCTCGGCTATCTTTCGAGCGAAATCAACGGTGTCGTGTGGCAGATCGAGGAGGCGCAGAAGAGCAAGTTCATCGGCGCGCAGGTCATCAAGGCGCAGGAGGAGGAGCGCTTCCGCGTGTCGCGCGAGCTGCACGACGGGCCGGCGCAGGACATCGCGAATCTCATCTTCCAGTCGTCGATCATCGAGCGGATGATCGATAAGGACGCGGAGGAGGCAAAGCGCGGCCTGCAGGAGCTTCGCGAGATGGTGCGCGGGTGTCTCGGCGATATTCGCCAAATCATCTTTGATATGCGCCCGATGTCGCTCGACGATCTGGGCTTGACACCGGCGCTCTCCCAGCTCGTCTCGAAGATGCGCGACCGCGGCATGGTGGACGCTTCCTTTACGGTCGACGGGGATGAGCGGAAGTTCTCGAAATACGTGGAGGTCAGCGTGTTCCGCATCGTACAGGAGGCGCTCAACAATGTGGCGCATCACTCGGGCACGCTGAAGGCTGAGGTGCGTGTCCTCTTCTCGGCGACGGCCATGGCGTTGACGGTTACGGATAAGGGGAACGGGTTTGACCCGGATAAGCCGATGCCGAAGAAGACGGCGACGGAGGACTTTGAAGAGGATCGCGATGTCAATGATCCGAAGCAGCGGCACTTGGAGGGCGGCTACGGCCTCCTGGGCATGAAGGAGCGCGCCGCGATCATCGGGGCGGAGCTGAAGATCACATCGAAGCCGGGCGAGGGGACGCGGGTGCACCTGCGTCTGCCGTATCGGGACAACATCATGGCGGCGCAGGGATGA
- a CDS encoding glutamine synthetase → MEDLLYVVPANSSKDEIRKLLAAHPEVRFVSVVGIDLAGNDTDEKIPVRIFLEDMDKFYAGTAVQTDGSSVVLNGIATLHNAKVDMPIDPTVNWFVDYNYEHTDMETGLPVGTLRIPSFIIHEGKRVDSRAVLTDTLSFVRDSLVKLLNDHPRVSGFMHVDGSKVRDIVFTSATELEFWVKTPLEESNIEDLSTSQVLQEQYWQRTHGSVRTAMEETLLLLDRYGFEVEMGHKEVGGLKGQIDESGRMTHVCEQLEIDWKYAETLQAADNELFVRTLVREVFRENGLEVIFKAKPMIGLAGNGEHLHIGLMAVLEDGKKVNLFTAEDMTKDFMSALGYGAIMGLLKNYEVINPFVSATNDSLNRLKPGFEAPVCIVTSLGDRPDMAARNRTILAGLIRDLKNPYATRFELRACNPYSNIYLVAAAVYMAVLDGIRSTITRTTDDLLAELSKEAGADAQYLEKDRAYRSEIDVFDDFTEAERNRLFGAPPETVWENMQAFERYPDKLRAVTEGGALRTQIIDAFKDGALLRWKMEVVSRIIPENRDLIRKAHEIKTEFMTDQDSYMWNKINGLRSYLAKDSVDEKCVFTRLKTALLAGDYGMASRLQVEMYDRMEELKALYDQYQKNMI, encoded by the coding sequence ATGGAAGACCTTCTGTATGTAGTTCCTGCGAATTCGTCAAAAGACGAGATCAGAAAGCTCCTGGCGGCTCATCCGGAGGTGCGCTTTGTCTCCGTGGTCGGCATCGATCTCGCCGGAAACGATACGGACGAAAAAATCCCCGTGCGCATCTTCCTCGAGGACATGGATAAGTTCTATGCGGGGACGGCGGTCCAGACGGACGGCTCGTCGGTCGTCTTAAACGGCATCGCGACGCTGCACAACGCGAAGGTGGATATGCCGATCGATCCGACGGTCAACTGGTTCGTGGATTACAATTATGAGCATACGGACATGGAGACGGGGCTGCCGGTAGGGACACTGCGCATTCCTTCGTTCATCATCCATGAGGGGAAGCGCGTTGATTCGCGCGCCGTTCTGACGGATACGCTTTCCTTTGTTCGGGACTCCCTTGTCAAGCTTCTGAACGACCATCCGAGGGTTTCGGGCTTCATGCACGTCGACGGCAGCAAGGTCAGGGACATTGTGTTCACCTCGGCAACGGAGCTTGAGTTCTGGGTCAAGACACCGCTGGAGGAATCCAATATCGAGGATCTGTCGACGTCGCAGGTCCTGCAGGAGCAGTACTGGCAGAGGACGCACGGCTCTGTCCGCACGGCGATGGAGGAGACGCTCCTGCTCCTCGACCGCTACGGCTTCGAGGTGGAGATGGGGCACAAGGAGGTCGGCGGACTCAAGGGGCAGATTGACGAGTCGGGCCGCATGACGCACGTCTGCGAGCAGCTGGAGATCGACTGGAAGTATGCGGAGACACTGCAGGCCGCGGACAATGAGCTCTTTGTCCGCACGCTCGTGCGCGAGGTCTTCCGCGAGAACGGTCTCGAGGTCATCTTCAAGGCGAAGCCGATGATCGGTCTCGCGGGCAACGGCGAGCATCTCCACATCGGCCTCATGGCAGTGCTGGAGGATGGCAAGAAGGTCAATCTCTTCACGGCGGAGGATATGACGAAGGACTTCATGAGCGCGCTGGGCTATGGCGCCATCATGGGTCTTCTCAAAAACTATGAGGTGATCAATCCGTTCGTCTCGGCGACGAACGATTCTCTGAACCGCCTGAAGCCCGGCTTTGAGGCGCCCGTCTGCATCGTCACATCGCTTGGCGACCGGCCGGACATGGCGGCGCGCAACCGCACGATCCTCGCTGGGCTGATCCGCGACCTCAAGAACCCGTACGCGACGCGCTTTGAGCTGCGCGCCTGCAATCCGTATTCCAACATATATCTCGTCGCGGCCGCCGTCTACATGGCGGTGCTCGACGGGATTCGCTCGACGATTACGCGCACGACGGATGATCTCCTTGCGGAGCTTTCGAAGGAAGCCGGCGCGGATGCGCAGTACCTGGAGAAGGACCGCGCCTATCGCAGCGAGATCGACGTCTTTGACGACTTCACGGAGGCGGAGCGAAACCGGCTGTTCGGCGCGCCGCCCGAGACGGTCTGGGAGAATATGCAGGCGTTTGAGCGCTATCCGGACAAGCTCCGTGCCGTCACGGAGGGAGGCGCTCTGCGCACGCAGATCATCGATGCCTTTAAGGACGGCGCTCTTCTGCGCTGGAAGATGGAAGTCGTTTCGCGCATCATTCCGGAAAATCGCGATCTCATACGTAAGGCGCACGAGATCAAGACGGAGTTCATGACGGATCAGGATTCCTATATGTGGAATAAGATCAACGGCCTTCGCTCGTATCTTGCGAAGGACAGCGTCGATGAGAAGTGTGTCTTTACGCGTCTGAAGACGGCGCTCCTCGCCGGGGATTACGGCATGGCGTCCCGCCTGCAGGTCGAGATGTACGACCGCATGGAGGAGCTCAAGGCACTCTACGATCAGTATCAGAAGAATATGATTTAA
- a CDS encoding ISLre2 family transposase: METIVTEILEIIKGTKDNISQEEQLRSYFEILICRAVSEAFERIDKELAKRYAAKGWHVERLDARCVQASYGTMQIRRRRMKKEGEAGIYPLDKEVGIRPYRRYTAYLEYVIACIAAKSVYRDTAAVVNLLSPVTISHQQVAHVVRRVGETYGAWEKLQESTDPMEETELRRPEVLYIEGDGLMLHGQNKKQLELHRFQIAEGVQENGNRRTLIGTHYVANLDHEKAKESLLHYLGSHYDLTHTLVLSNSDGGAGYTCGVFEEILGSVGQHEHFLDWYHVQRKCRERLLWANSTLCKKLHKALYIHEREEVSLVLDTVESMSQDERQTEQVELLRKYIERNWIYLAGLEERGIGEYRKLLGTCESNHRLYSYRMKKQGRRWSRAGGEAMVKIITGLKNGDLREAMAAKAEWFNAKVGRDFRGAVREALKRRKSTTYDGVRHGRITVSAPMSSGIGHLSKCFA, translated from the coding sequence ATGGAAACTATTGTAACAGAAATCCTGGAAATAATAAAGGGTACAAAAGACAATATCTCACAAGAAGAACAACTGCGCAGTTACTTTGAGATCCTGATATGCCGTGCAGTTAGTGAGGCATTCGAACGAATTGACAAAGAACTGGCAAAGCGATACGCAGCCAAAGGCTGGCACGTGGAACGGCTTGATGCACGGTGCGTGCAAGCAAGCTACGGAACCATGCAAATCCGTCGCAGGCGCATGAAAAAAGAAGGAGAAGCCGGTATATACCCCTTGGACAAAGAAGTGGGTATTCGCCCTTACCGGAGATACACCGCCTATTTGGAATACGTTATTGCCTGTATTGCAGCCAAGAGCGTCTACCGTGATACAGCCGCTGTCGTCAACCTGCTGAGTCCCGTCACGATAAGCCACCAACAAGTTGCACATGTCGTGAGACGAGTAGGAGAAACCTATGGTGCTTGGGAGAAATTGCAGGAAAGCACCGATCCCATGGAAGAGACAGAACTGCGCCGACCGGAAGTTCTCTACATCGAAGGGGATGGACTCATGCTGCACGGGCAGAATAAGAAACAGCTCGAGCTCCATCGATTCCAAATCGCCGAAGGCGTGCAAGAAAACGGCAACCGTCGTACCCTTATTGGCACCCACTATGTAGCGAATCTCGATCACGAGAAAGCCAAAGAGAGTCTGCTGCACTATCTGGGGAGCCACTATGATCTAACCCATACCCTGGTTCTGAGCAACAGTGATGGAGGTGCCGGTTACACCTGCGGCGTCTTTGAAGAAATCCTTGGAAGCGTCGGCCAGCATGAGCACTTTCTGGATTGGTACCACGTACAAAGGAAATGCAGAGAACGCCTTTTATGGGCGAATTCGACCCTGTGTAAGAAACTACACAAAGCGCTGTATATACATGAGCGTGAGGAAGTGAGCCTTGTATTGGATACCGTGGAATCTATGTCCCAAGATGAGCGACAAACGGAACAAGTGGAGCTTCTTCGAAAGTACATAGAAAGAAACTGGATATACCTTGCCGGCTTGGAAGAACGAGGGATCGGGGAATACAGGAAGCTTTTGGGGACGTGTGAAAGCAACCATAGGCTCTACAGCTACCGGATGAAGAAGCAAGGCAGACGATGGAGTCGAGCCGGTGGCGAAGCGATGGTAAAGATCATCACTGGATTGAAGAACGGTGATCTGCGAGAGGCCATGGCGGCGAAGGCGGAGTGGTTCAATGCGAAGGTAGGAAGAGACTTCCGCGGAGCCGTGCGAGAGGCATTGAAAAGAAGAAAAAGCACGACATATGACGGGGTCCGACATGGGAGGATTACAGTAAGTGCGCCGATGAGCAGTGGGATTGGACATTTGTCCAAATGCTTTGCTTAG
- a CDS encoding chromate transporter, translating into MSDVPSEEKNPRFFWQLFSSTFLISAVTIGGGFVIIPILKAKYVDEYGWLEEYDALNLVSIAQSMPGVVAVNACILLGYRMAGLPGSITALLGSVLPPLFIIMAVAAFYDAFSTNSYVQMVLKGMQCGATALILKVAVELLMKEGKSRLLIPLLITVGTFIGNVVFDINIMALILIDGIIGLFLLRDAKYNG; encoded by the coding sequence ATGTCCGATGTTCCATCCGAAGAGAAAAACCCGCGCTTCTTTTGGCAGCTCTTCTCCTCCACCTTCCTCATCAGCGCTGTCACCATCGGCGGCGGGTTCGTAATCATACCCATTCTGAAAGCAAAATACGTCGATGAATACGGCTGGCTGGAGGAGTACGACGCTCTGAACCTCGTGTCCATCGCGCAATCCATGCCGGGCGTCGTCGCCGTCAATGCCTGCATCCTGCTGGGCTACCGCATGGCGGGACTGCCGGGCTCGATCACAGCCCTCCTGGGCTCCGTCCTTCCCCCGCTTTTCATCATCATGGCGGTCGCCGCCTTTTATGACGCCTTCTCGACAAACTCATACGTTCAGATGGTCCTCAAAGGCATGCAGTGCGGTGCCACCGCACTCATCCTGAAAGTCGCCGTCGAACTGCTCATGAAAGAAGGCAAGTCTCGTCTTTTGATTCCCCTCCTCATTACCGTCGGCACGTTTATAGGGAATGTGGTCTTTGACATCAACATCATGGCGCTCATCCTCATCGACGGCATCATAGGTCTCTTCCTGCTTCGCGATGCGAAGTACAACGGCTGA
- a CDS encoding chromate transporter produces the protein MIYLTLFYEFAKVSIFCVGGGYASMPLIQTAVIDNHAWMTLPEFIDIFTISQMTPGPIGINAATFAGLKVAGVGGAVAATAGFVTPSLILGIFLARLFFKYGGIGVIRGILNGLRPAVIALIAGAALDFILLAVWNSETLPGNWEAVSSTSVFIICFALAAQYYGYGVITTLLASGALGLFVGFLSMP, from the coding sequence ATGATCTACTTGACACTGTTTTATGAATTCGCGAAAGTCAGCATCTTCTGCGTCGGCGGCGGCTATGCATCCATGCCCCTCATTCAGACCGCCGTCATCGACAATCACGCGTGGATGACGCTGCCCGAATTCATCGACATCTTTACCATTTCTCAGATGACCCCCGGGCCGATCGGCATCAACGCGGCGACCTTCGCCGGTCTGAAAGTCGCGGGCGTCGGAGGCGCCGTCGCCGCCACGGCAGGCTTTGTCACGCCGTCGCTCATCCTCGGCATCTTCCTGGCGCGTCTCTTTTTCAAATACGGCGGCATCGGCGTCATCCGGGGCATCCTGAACGGCCTCCGTCCCGCCGTTATCGCTCTCATCGCGGGCGCCGCGCTCGACTTCATCCTGCTCGCCGTCTGGAATTCCGAGACCCTTCCCGGTAATTGGGAAGCCGTGAGCAGCACCTCTGTCTTCATTATCTGCTTCGCGCTCGCCGCGCAGTACTACGGCTACGGCGTCATCACCACGCTGCTCGCCTCCGGAGCCCTCGGCCTGTTTGTCGGATTCCTGTCAATGCCCTGA